The following coding sequences lie in one Acidobacteriota bacterium genomic window:
- a CDS encoding rhomboid family intramembrane serine protease, protein MFPIGDDNSQRTITPVVTYALIAANVLVFIYQATHPAFTYGYSYVPAEITNGRDLVGTFSVGGGQVQLFPGPAPIYLTLLFAMFMHGDLMHIGGNMLYLWIFGDNVEDRMGHVKFLIFYLLTGFLASAAQIFASPNSLIPNLGASGAIAGVLGGYLVLFPRQSVRVLIGRGIVEVPAIIVIGLWGLLQFVSGFGQVAGGGNRGGVAYMAHVGGFIAGIVLVFFFRNPKTATPVRSRSEYDEWR, encoded by the coding sequence CTGTTTCCAATTGGTGATGACAATTCTCAACGCACCATCACGCCCGTGGTAACGTACGCGCTGATTGCGGCCAATGTGCTGGTATTCATTTACCAGGCGACACATCCGGCGTTCACTTACGGATACAGCTATGTGCCCGCCGAAATCACAAATGGACGCGATCTGGTGGGGACGTTTTCAGTGGGTGGTGGGCAAGTTCAACTTTTTCCAGGCCCTGCGCCGATTTACCTGACCTTGCTGTTTGCGATGTTCATGCACGGCGACCTGATGCACATCGGCGGCAACATGCTGTACCTGTGGATTTTCGGCGATAACGTCGAAGATCGAATGGGCCACGTCAAGTTTTTGATCTTTTACTTGCTGACGGGCTTTCTGGCCAGTGCAGCCCAGATTTTTGCGTCGCCAAATTCGCTGATTCCGAACCTGGGAGCATCGGGCGCAATCGCCGGGGTGTTGGGCGGGTATTTGGTGTTGTTTCCGCGACAATCGGTCAGAGTGTTGATAGGCCGTGGGATCGTTGAAGTTCCGGCAATCATTGTCATCGGGTTGTGGGGATTGTTGCAATTCGTGAGCGGGTTCGGCCAGGTGGCAGGCGGAGGAAATCGCGGGGGCGTTGCCTACATGGCGCACGTCGGAGGGTTTATTGCCGGAATCGTGCTGGTCTTTTTCTTTCGTAATCCCAAAACCGCCACGCCGGTTCGTAGCAGGTCGGAATATGACGAGTGGCGATAA
- a CDS encoding ABC transporter ATP-binding protein: MNIPFAVKAANVSKLYRLDSNMELGRTLRDVITDSARRLNPFSKAGSKNGSRETFRALDDVSFEVKPGEIVGIVGRNGAGKSTLLKVISRVTEPTSGKIEIYGRVGSLLEVGTGFHPELSGRENIFLNGSILGMSRAEIERKFDEIVAFSEIEKFVDTPVKRYSSGMYVRLAFAVAAHLEPEVMLIDEVLAVGDAAFQQKCLGRMSEVSREGRTILFVSHNTTALLGLCTRGILLEEGKLTLDGSIESAVNGYLKGVTLGTLGDLTGYKHREGSGRVRFTKVSFEDLSGNPVAQGVSGRPLVIRLDYESKEQHELPRCRASVAVYDTLGQALFNCSSELVISAPVNLRPKGTVKCVIPQLPLTQSNYLVTLFLEVNGTVEDWLHKVIELPVIDGDFYQTGRLYPKGWQGKGVLVPHTWVVDEFS; encoded by the coding sequence GTGAACATTCCATTCGCGGTGAAAGCTGCCAATGTATCGAAGCTTTACCGGCTTGATTCAAACATGGAATTGGGCCGCACTTTGCGCGATGTGATAACCGATTCCGCGCGTCGCCTGAATCCTTTTTCAAAAGCAGGTTCAAAAAACGGCAGCAGGGAAACGTTCCGTGCGCTGGATGATGTCAGTTTTGAAGTAAAGCCGGGAGAGATTGTCGGCATCGTCGGGCGCAACGGCGCAGGAAAAAGCACCTTGCTCAAGGTGATTTCCCGCGTCACGGAACCTACCTCCGGCAAGATTGAAATTTACGGACGTGTTGGTAGTTTGCTGGAAGTTGGCACCGGCTTTCACCCGGAATTGAGCGGGCGGGAAAACATTTTCCTGAACGGTTCCATTCTGGGGATGAGCCGCGCGGAAATTGAGCGGAAGTTCGACGAAATCGTCGCCTTTTCCGAAATCGAAAAGTTCGTTGACACTCCGGTCAAACGCTACAGCAGCGGCATGTACGTTCGATTGGCGTTTGCCGTCGCCGCGCATTTGGAGCCGGAAGTGATGCTGATTGACGAAGTCCTGGCGGTGGGCGATGCGGCGTTCCAGCAAAAATGCCTGGGCCGAATGAGCGAAGTTTCCAGAGAAGGCCGGACGATTTTATTCGTCAGTCATAACACCACCGCTTTATTGGGATTATGCACGCGCGGAATTTTGCTGGAAGAAGGCAAATTGACGCTGGATGGTTCGATTGAATCGGCAGTCAATGGCTATTTGAAAGGCGTGACGCTGGGCACGTTGGGGGATTTGACGGGATACAAACACCGCGAGGGAAGCGGGCGGGTGCGTTTTACAAAAGTTTCCTTTGAAGACCTTTCGGGAAATCCCGTCGCGCAGGGAGTTTCAGGCCGCCCGCTGGTAATTCGGCTGGATTATGAATCGAAGGAACAACACGAATTGCCTCGTTGCCGCGCATCGGTGGCAGTTTACGATACATTGGGGCAGGCGCTTTTCAACTGTTCCAGCGAATTGGTGATCTCCGCGCCGGTCAATTTGCGGCCCAAGGGAACGGTGAAATGCGTGATTCCACAACTGCCGCTGACGCAAAGTAATTACCTGGTCACCTTGTTTCTGGAAGTGAATGGAACCGTCGAAGATTGGCTTCATAAAGTGATCGAACTTCCAGTGATTGACGGCGATTTTTATCAGACAGGAAGACTCTATCCCAAAGGATGGCAAGGCAAGGGAGTGCTGGTTCCCCACACCTGGGTCGTTGACGAGTTTTCATAA
- a CDS encoding inositol monophosphatase — MIELAIKAAREAGAILQDFAARGFRIEHKGRINLVTEADLASEQHIKALISSQYPAHRILAEESGASAHETDEYTWIIDPLDGTTNFSHGFPCYAVSIGVEHKGQSVAGVIYDPNRDEMFAAERGAGAICNGEKIQVSEIDTLEKALLVSGFPYDVRERMNEYLPAWREFLNHAQAVRRLGAAAIDMACVACGRMEGFWEKGLNAWDVAAGWVIIEEAGGRVTKLDGSSFDNYSSSLLCSNGKVHDEMLAVLKSIKE; from the coding sequence ATGATTGAATTAGCTATCAAAGCCGCGCGTGAAGCCGGAGCCATTTTGCAGGATTTTGCCGCGCGCGGTTTTCGCATTGAACACAAAGGCCGCATCAATCTGGTTACCGAGGCCGATTTGGCCAGCGAACAACACATCAAAGCGCTGATCTCTTCACAATACCCAGCGCATCGCATTCTGGCCGAAGAAAGCGGCGCAAGCGCGCACGAAACCGACGAATACACCTGGATCATTGATCCGCTGGACGGCACGACGAACTTTTCGCACGGCTTTCCATGTTATGCGGTTTCGATTGGCGTCGAACACAAAGGGCAATCTGTTGCCGGAGTGATTTACGATCCGAACCGCGATGAAATGTTCGCAGCCGAACGCGGCGCGGGCGCAATCTGTAACGGAGAGAAAATTCAGGTTTCCGAAATTGACACGCTCGAAAAGGCGCTGCTGGTTTCCGGCTTTCCGTACGACGTGCGCGAGCGCATGAACGAATACCTGCCCGCCTGGCGCGAATTCCTCAATCACGCCCAAGCCGTACGCCGTCTGGGAGCCGCAGCAATTGACATGGCGTGTGTCGCCTGCGGGCGGATGGAAGGATTTTGGGAAAAGGGACTCAACGCCTGGGACGTGGCCGCAGGCTGGGTGATTATCGAAGAAGCCGGCGGGCGCGTGACCAAATTGGATGGTTCTTCCTTCGACAACTATTCCTCCAGTTTGCTGTGCTCCAACGGCAAAGTTCACGACGAGATGCTGGCCGTTCTGAAAAGTATCAAAGAATAA
- a CDS encoding deoxyhypusine synthase family protein yields the protein MTIYNQEPIDFSRIATYSLYDRPSKVTVRDFAKPLSDEQAHATAALFDSLPNLLAAESLRAVVAAIVEAKSKNRAIIWGFGGHVIKTGLAPILIDLMRRGFVTALATNGSGVIHDFEIAMAGWTSEDVDSALGSGAFGMAEETGRLLNDAIKRGTADDLGIGESVGRMLMEAQPPHAEFSLLHEAYKLRVPVTAHVTIGTDILHIHPHADGAALGAASYYDFKLFTSIVRELDGGGVYLNLGSAVTLPEIFLKAVTVVRNLGHSLTDFTTANFDFLQHYRPATNVVRRPVANGTGKGFSLTGHHELMIPLLAAGLRCRALGAGC from the coding sequence ATGACAATTTACAATCAGGAACCGATAGATTTTTCGCGCATCGCCACGTACTCGTTGTATGACCGACCGAGCAAAGTGACGGTGCGCGATTTTGCGAAACCGCTCAGCGATGAACAGGCGCACGCGACAGCCGCCTTGTTCGATTCGCTGCCAAATCTGCTTGCTGCCGAAAGCCTTCGCGCAGTCGTTGCGGCCATCGTGGAAGCGAAATCCAAAAATCGCGCCATCATTTGGGGATTTGGCGGCCATGTCATCAAAACCGGCCTGGCTCCGATCTTGATTGATTTGATGCGACGCGGATTTGTCACTGCATTGGCGACGAATGGTTCCGGCGTCATTCACGATTTCGAGATCGCGATGGCAGGTTGGACTTCCGAAGATGTGGACAGCGCGCTCGGTTCCGGCGCGTTTGGAATGGCGGAAGAAACCGGTCGCTTGCTCAATGACGCGATCAAGCGCGGCACGGCTGACGACCTTGGCATCGGCGAATCCGTCGGACGCATGTTGATGGAAGCTCAACCGCCGCATGCAGAATTTTCGCTGCTGCACGAAGCGTACAAATTGCGTGTGCCGGTTACGGCTCACGTCACAATTGGCACAGACATCCTCCATATTCATCCGCACGCCGATGGCGCAGCTCTGGGCGCGGCCAGCTATTACGATTTCAAACTCTTCACTTCGATTGTTCGCGAACTCGATGGCGGAGGCGTTTACCTGAATTTGGGATCCGCCGTGACTTTGCCGGAAATCTTTTTGAAAGCCGTCACCGTCGTTCGCAACCTTGGCCATTCGCTGACGGATTTCACCACGGCCAATTTCGACTTTCTCCAGCATTACCGTCCGGCGACCAACGTCGTTCGCCGTCCCGTGGCCAATGGTACTGGCAAAGGATTCAGCCTCACAGGCCATCACGAATTGATGATTCCGCTGTTGGCGGCTGGTCTGAGATGTCGGGCGCTGGGTGCTGGATGTTAG
- a CDS encoding aminotransferase class I/II-fold pyridoxal phosphate-dependent enzyme, with protein MKNSVYMTWAKYHAGARYNLANSGILGCDLSDLPITLEDVAVNGPNHEGYAPLIEAIAAKYCVKPENVVPSQGTSMANFLAMATVVERGDEVLIEQPTYEPILSALRYLGAEIKRFSRSFENSYQIDLEELRQLVTPQTKLIVITSPHNPSGVAIGNDAMKQIGELASSVGAWVLVDEVYRDILFEDAEPCVATLGDQFITTSSLTKSYGLSGLRCGWILSSTGLAERMRRMNDLFGAVGSIPSDTLAVAAFRQLDRLAARTRAMIEPNIKLVHSFLHDHEDLLECVVPRRSMIVFPRLKHHADAEPLHDQLRQLETSIVPGKFFEAPRHFRLGFAVKPEDVEIGLQNLSKVLRWLG; from the coding sequence ATGAAAAACAGCGTTTACATGACTTGGGCAAAGTATCACGCGGGTGCACGATACAACCTGGCGAATAGTGGCATTCTTGGCTGTGACCTGAGCGACCTGCCAATCACGCTTGAAGACGTCGCCGTCAACGGTCCGAACCATGAAGGCTACGCACCGCTCATAGAAGCCATCGCGGCAAAGTACTGCGTGAAGCCCGAAAACGTTGTTCCATCGCAAGGGACTTCGATGGCGAATTTTCTGGCGATGGCGACTGTGGTGGAACGCGGCGATGAAGTGTTGATCGAACAGCCAACTTACGAACCAATTCTTTCGGCGCTCAGATATTTGGGCGCGGAGATCAAACGGTTCTCTCGCAGCTTCGAGAACAGCTATCAGATTGACCTGGAAGAGTTGCGGCAGCTTGTTACGCCGCAAACCAAGCTGATTGTTATCACCAGTCCGCACAATCCCAGCGGTGTCGCCATCGGCAACGACGCGATGAAGCAGATTGGCGAGTTGGCAAGCTCTGTCGGCGCTTGGGTGCTGGTGGATGAAGTGTATCGCGACATTTTATTTGAAGACGCCGAACCTTGCGTGGCAACGCTTGGCGATCAATTCATCACCACCAGCAGTTTGACAAAAAGCTATGGGCTGAGCGGATTACGCTGCGGCTGGATTTTGAGCTCAACGGGTTTGGCCGAGCGAATGCGGCGAATGAACGATTTGTTTGGCGCAGTTGGTTCGATTCCGAGCGACACATTGGCGGTGGCGGCGTTTCGCCAACTTGACCGGCTGGCGGCTCGTACGCGAGCGATGATCGAGCCGAACATCAAACTCGTGCATTCGTTTTTACATGACCACGAAGACTTGTTGGAATGCGTTGTGCCACGGCGTTCGATGATCGTGTTTCCACGGTTGAAGCATCACGCTGACGCCGAGCCGCTGCACGATCAGTTGCGGCAGTTGGAAACCTCAATTGTCCCTGGAAAATTTTTTGAAGCGCCGCGCCATTTCCGGTTGGGCTTTGCCGTCAAACCCGAAGATGTCGAAATCGGCTTGCAGAATTTGTCGAAGGTATTGCGGTGGCTTGGCTGA
- a CDS encoding NAD-dependent epimerase/dehydratase family protein, with translation MKYFVTGATGFIGGRVTSQLVEAGHEVIALVRSKTNAHELAKLGISLAEGDITNKESMRQPMTGVDGVYHIAAWYKIGERDKSIAERINVGGTRNVLELMKELGIPKGVYTSTLAVNSDTGGRVVDESYRFQGEHLSEYDRTKWRAHYEVALPMIAAGLPLVIVQPGVTYGPGDTSAIAEVFRQYLAGKLPMVPDKTAYCWAHVDDTARGHLQAMEKGKIGESYFIAGPVHTLFDALQIAERITGIKAPRIKASPGMLRAMASLMGGIEKVIPISGQYSSETLRVSAGATYLGSSAKAERELGFSARPLAEGLRETLEDLLNA, from the coding sequence ATGAAATACTTCGTCACCGGAGCGACAGGCTTCATCGGTGGCCGCGTGACAAGCCAGCTTGTCGAAGCAGGCCACGAAGTCATTGCCCTCGTTCGCTCGAAAACAAACGCGCACGAACTGGCGAAGCTCGGAATTTCGCTGGCCGAAGGCGACATTACCAATAAGGAAAGCATGCGCCAACCAATGACGGGCGTTGATGGCGTGTACCATATTGCCGCGTGGTACAAAATCGGCGAACGGGACAAGTCCATCGCCGAGCGCATCAACGTCGGCGGAACGCGCAACGTATTGGAATTGATGAAAGAACTGGGAATTCCCAAAGGTGTTTACACCAGCACGCTGGCTGTCAATTCCGATACCGGCGGACGAGTGGTGGACGAAAGTTATCGCTTTCAGGGCGAACATTTGAGCGAATACGACCGAACGAAATGGCGTGCGCATTACGAAGTGGCATTGCCGATGATCGCGGCAGGATTGCCGCTGGTCATCGTTCAACCGGGCGTGACCTATGGTCCCGGCGATACCAGCGCCATCGCGGAAGTTTTTCGGCAGTATCTGGCTGGAAAGCTGCCGATGGTTCCGGATAAAACGGCATATTGCTGGGCGCACGTTGACGATACGGCGCGCGGACATTTGCAGGCGATGGAAAAGGGAAAAATCGGCGAAAGTTATTTCATCGCCGGCCCGGTTCACACGCTCTTTGACGCGTTGCAGATTGCGGAGCGCATCACCGGAATCAAAGCGCCGCGCATCAAAGCCTCGCCCGGAATGCTGCGGGCGATGGCTTCGCTGATGGGGGGCATCGAAAAAGTGATTCCGATATCGGGGCAGTATTCGTCAGAAACGTTGCGGGTTTCGGCAGGTGCGACTTATCTGGGCAGCAGCGCAAAAGCCGAGCGGGAGCTTGGGTTTAGCGCCAGACCTCTTGCCGAAGGATTGCGAGAGACGCTGGAAGATTTGCTGAACGCTTGA
- a CDS encoding energy transducer TonB translates to MRKAISITLLLIAAVVFTNAQPSGISGSKTPWQEFSSEKDNFKVLLPSQPREGTEMVESEIGRIPIRSFAAHQDANYFTVMVAEYPISFDTDEAAKDVMENGIGAMAVKMKLENPEQKEIAFGKYPGREIRAPFLNGVLTMRAFVVKNRMYMLIAVVDKASLKSPVPVEVKQFYDSFGFLKSPDTIAVTAPPVSGIQAEKEAAPADFYTQPIAWRDFRQPDYGFTVRLPRDPKKETVKINPNDPRLDMHNWIAVGEHGLVYQVAYQQLLAVPDSEYSAKAYIENMRDGLAKGIGGKITSERQITYNGYPGREFKIKSARIDGLGRLFLIGSRIYILNIITGIGEVNQKAATEYFESLVVTETPSTVSTASGTVVQTANWREIVEPRLGFKVIMPAQPVREVKSISGLNIEMLSATGDGMLCLAGHLSVPGPLPSKQEMAQFYRNFAAGFASSLKAKVTAEKDISLDGYPGRELTMKNDFVTGLCRVYIVKNRVYLLVTFPTLSESADVAMAKFLDSFKLMKGQADFDAPPPPPPPMPKPEAEGAEAKPAPKKINVSGGVLQGSAIKKVQPDYPLEAKMSRIQGLVQIQVIISEEGKVIEANVISGPEELREAALNAARQWEFKRIELSGVPVKVQGVLNFNFTLR, encoded by the coding sequence ATGAGAAAAGCCATTTCAATTACTCTGTTGCTGATTGCAGCCGTCGTTTTCACAAACGCCCAGCCGTCAGGAATCTCCGGCTCAAAAACTCCATGGCAAGAGTTCAGTTCTGAAAAAGACAATTTCAAAGTGTTGTTGCCGTCTCAACCGCGCGAAGGCACAGAAATGGTGGAATCAGAAATCGGTCGCATTCCCATTCGAAGCTTCGCGGCGCATCAGGACGCCAATTACTTCACGGTCATGGTTGCGGAATATCCCATATCATTTGACACCGATGAAGCTGCCAAGGATGTGATGGAAAATGGAATTGGCGCGATGGCGGTTAAGATGAAGTTGGAAAATCCGGAGCAGAAAGAGATCGCTTTCGGCAAATATCCAGGTCGGGAAATCAGAGCGCCTTTCTTAAACGGCGTTCTGACGATGCGCGCATTTGTCGTCAAAAACCGTATGTATATGCTGATTGCAGTGGTTGACAAAGCATCTCTGAAATCGCCAGTGCCGGTTGAAGTCAAACAGTTTTACGATTCTTTTGGGTTCCTCAAATCTCCGGACACGATTGCCGTCACCGCTCCTCCGGTATCCGGGATTCAAGCGGAGAAGGAAGCCGCCCCCGCGGACTTTTATACGCAACCAATCGCGTGGCGCGATTTCCGCCAACCGGATTACGGGTTTACCGTTCGGCTGCCACGCGATCCAAAGAAAGAGACGGTCAAAATCAATCCGAACGATCCGCGATTGGATATGCATAACTGGATTGCCGTAGGCGAACACGGACTGGTTTACCAAGTTGCCTATCAACAATTGCTGGCGGTTCCCGACAGCGAATACAGCGCCAAAGCTTACATTGAAAACATGCGTGACGGTTTAGCCAAAGGCATCGGGGGCAAAATCACCAGCGAGCGCCAGATTACTTACAACGGGTATCCCGGACGGGAGTTCAAAATCAAATCCGCCAGAATAGATGGCCTTGGCCGCCTGTTTCTGATTGGATCGCGCATTTACATTCTCAACATCATTACCGGCATCGGAGAGGTTAATCAGAAAGCCGCCACGGAGTATTTTGAATCGTTGGTGGTGACGGAAACGCCGAGCACAGTTTCAACTGCCTCCGGCACTGTTGTTCAAACCGCAAATTGGAGAGAAATCGTCGAGCCGCGGCTTGGGTTCAAAGTCATCATGCCTGCTCAACCGGTTCGAGAGGTCAAGAGCATCTCCGGGTTGAATATCGAAATGCTGTCGGCGACAGGCGATGGGATGTTGTGTTTGGCCGGGCATTTGTCAGTGCCGGGACCGTTGCCGTCGAAACAGGAAATGGCGCAGTTTTACAGAAACTTTGCCGCCGGATTTGCCTCTTCACTGAAGGCAAAAGTCACAGCCGAAAAAGACATCAGCTTGGACGGTTACCCCGGTCGCGAACTCACAATGAAAAACGACTTTGTGACGGGGCTGTGCCGGGTTTACATCGTCAAAAACCGTGTTTACTTGCTGGTCACGTTTCCAACGCTGAGCGAGAGCGCAGATGTTGCGATGGCGAAATTTCTGGATTCCTTCAAATTGATGAAGGGACAGGCAGATTTTGATGCGCCGCCGCCTCCACCGCCTCCTATGCCAAAGCCTGAAGCCGAAGGTGCGGAGGCGAAACCGGCTCCGAAAAAGATCAACGTTTCAGGCGGCGTTTTGCAGGGAAGCGCAATCAAGAAGGTTCAGCCTGACTATCCCCTGGAAGCCAAGATGTCGCGGATTCAAGGATTGGTGCAGATTCAGGTGATCATCTCCGAAGAGGGAAAGGTGATCGAAGCGAATGTGATCAGCGGCCCGGAGGAATTGCGCGAAGCTGCGCTAAACGCGGCTCGACAATGGGAATTCAAACGGATTGAACTCTCCGGCGTACCTGTAAAAGTTCAGGGCGTGTTGAATTTTAACTTCACGCTTCGATGA
- a CDS encoding amino acid permease encodes MPSQFARKLNLFDATMIVISGIIGSGIFINPYIVAQKVGTPFLILAVWIAGGVFALAGAFVFAELSTVMPKVGGQYAFFREAFHPLVAFLHGWSLMFIIQSGATAGVAVAFAKYLQPLFGFENKLVTPVAIAILLGLATFHALGIKPGAILINVITFGKTLAIAALIVGAFLLTKQSGITFQPMTPPNLHGFGLLSAFFAGLVPTMFSYGGWQNLNFVSEEVRDPLRNLPRAILIGVLCVIAVYVSANFAYVHVLGAEALAATETPAADVAAKLAGPFGQKAISFLIVVSTFGFMNLALLSAPRVYYAMGADGVFFKFVGKLNPRFQTPTAAILLQGVLASAFAISNRYDELVGYAVFADWIFFALAGAALMVFRRTMPNAPRPQPVPLYPLVPILFILFGMGIVINTFITDWKNARIGALIIAAGVPVFFLWQWFSRSGSKL; translated from the coding sequence ATGCCTTCACAGTTCGCCCGTAAATTGAATCTGTTTGATGCCACGATGATTGTCATCAGCGGCATCATCGGTTCCGGCATTTTCATTAATCCGTACATCGTCGCGCAAAAAGTCGGGACGCCATTTTTGATTCTAGCCGTGTGGATTGCCGGGGGAGTTTTTGCGTTGGCCGGAGCGTTTGTTTTTGCCGAACTCAGTACCGTCATGCCCAAAGTCGGTGGCCAATACGCGTTCTTCCGCGAAGCGTTCCATCCGTTGGTGGCGTTTTTGCACGGGTGGTCGTTGATGTTCATTATTCAATCCGGTGCAACGGCGGGCGTGGCGGTGGCGTTTGCCAAATACCTGCAACCATTGTTCGGATTCGAGAACAAACTGGTGACGCCTGTGGCAATTGCGATTTTGCTGGGTTTGGCGACGTTTCATGCCTTGGGCATCAAACCCGGAGCGATTTTGATCAACGTCATTACCTTCGGCAAAACGCTGGCGATTGCCGCGCTGATCGTCGGAGCGTTTTTGTTGACCAAACAATCCGGCATTACGTTTCAACCGATGACGCCGCCCAACCTGCACGGCTTCGGGTTGCTGTCGGCGTTCTTTGCCGGGCTGGTTCCGACAATGTTTTCGTACGGCGGATGGCAGAACCTGAACTTCGTTTCGGAAGAGGTGCGCGACCCGCTGCGAAATCTGCCGCGTGCCATTTTGATTGGCGTGCTGTGTGTAATTGCGGTGTATGTCAGCGCCAACTTTGCCTATGTTCACGTGCTGGGAGCGGAAGCGCTGGCAGCGACGGAAACTCCGGCGGCGGATGTGGCGGCGAAACTTGCTGGGCCATTTGGGCAAAAAGCCATCAGCTTTTTGATTGTCGTTTCGACGTTTGGCTTTATGAATCTGGCGCTGCTATCAGCGCCGCGCGTGTATTACGCGATGGGGGCTGATGGCGTCTTTTTCAAGTTCGTGGGAAAACTCAATCCGCGCTTTCAAACGCCGACGGCGGCAATTCTGCTACAAGGCGTGCTGGCTTCTGCATTCGCCATCTCGAATCGGTACGATGAATTGGTCGGATACGCGGTGTTTGCGGACTGGATTTTCTTTGCGCTGGCCGGAGCGGCCTTGATGGTGTTTCGCAGGACAATGCCCAACGCGCCTCGCCCGCAACCTGTGCCGCTTTACCCATTGGTGCCGATTCTGTTCATCCTGTTTGGAATGGGAATCGTCATCAATACCTTCATCACCGATTGGAAGAATGCGCGCATCGGCGCTTTGATCATTGCGGCAGGTGTGCCGGTATTTTTCCTGTGGCAATGGTTTAGCCGTTCAGGGTCCAAGCTTTAG
- a CDS encoding NAD(+)/NADH kinase has translation MAFIELKTIGVAVGPSNSGARELARELGAWCASRGIMMKLRVADASSQFVPLAERNGELAEDIDLLVSLGGDGTMLGVARYIGQRQVPVLGINLGSLGYLTEFAKDELFPVLEELREGSFSLDRRMMLEVEQIRDGETIAAHCALNEAVVNFGSPVRMIELEVHINGMFVNSFRADGMILATPTGSTAYSLSAGGPIVHPSMSAILLTPICPHTLSNRPVVVPVDSVIGLSFPQADGDVMLTVDGQVQINLHPGDQVVVSRSQTTFNLIRPTNRNYFEVLRRKLKWGTR, from the coding sequence ATGGCATTTATAGAACTGAAAACCATTGGAGTCGCAGTTGGGCCGAGTAATTCCGGAGCCAGAGAATTGGCACGCGAACTTGGCGCGTGGTGCGCTTCGCGCGGAATTATGATGAAGCTTCGGGTGGCTGATGCGTCCTCCCAATTTGTTCCGTTGGCGGAACGCAACGGCGAGCTAGCCGAAGATATTGATTTGCTGGTTTCGCTTGGCGGTGACGGCACGATGCTGGGAGTGGCGCGCTACATCGGCCAGCGTCAGGTTCCGGTGCTGGGAATCAATTTAGGCTCGCTGGGGTACTTAACCGAATTTGCCAAAGACGAATTGTTCCCGGTGCTGGAAGAGTTGCGCGAAGGAAGTTTTTCGCTCGACCGCCGCATGATGCTGGAAGTGGAGCAGATTCGCGATGGGGAAACCATCGCAGCGCATTGCGCATTAAATGAAGCCGTCGTGAATTTTGGCTCTCCGGTGCGAATGATCGAACTGGAAGTTCACATCAACGGGATGTTCGTAAACAGCTTTCGTGCCGACGGGATGATTCTGGCGACGCCGACGGGATCAACGGCGTACTCGCTTTCCGCCGGAGGGCCAATTGTTCACCCCAGCATGTCTGCGATCCTGCTGACGCCGATATGCCCACATACCTTGTCAAATCGCCCGGTTGTGGTTCCGGTTGATAGCGTCATTGGATTGAGTTTTCCGCAGGCCGATGGCGATGTGATGTTGACCGTTGACGGGCAGGTGCAAATCAATTTGCACCCCGGCGATCAAGTCGTCGTGTCACGTAGCCAGACGACGTTTAACTTAATTCGCCCGACGAATCGCAACTACTTCGAGGTGCTGCGGCGAAAATTGAAATGGGGAACCAGATGA